A window of Actinomycetota bacterium contains these coding sequences:
- a CDS encoding DMT family transporter, whose protein sequence is MTLTKVLGRHRWEFALIGISAVWGSTFVLVKDAVERIPPFQYLALRFACATAALAIFGAFRGLRRTEATAGVAIGIALFGGYALQTVGLQYTSASNAGFITGLFVVITPLLGAVILRRLPSKASAAGVILATAGLVLLAMPSGMRLGGGDALEVLCAISFAVHILLLARLAPGRSALRIAGVQIATTAAASAIWSIGAERAPLPGADGTVWFAIAATGLLASALGFVVQTRAQQIIPPTRTAVILTAEPVFAGIFGFLIAGDRLGVRGYAGAALIVLGILVAETLAPPTEEI, encoded by the coding sequence TTGACTCTCACGAAGGTACTCGGGCGCCATCGCTGGGAGTTCGCGCTCATCGGCATCAGCGCCGTCTGGGGCTCCACGTTCGTGCTCGTCAAGGACGCCGTCGAGCGGATCCCGCCGTTTCAGTACCTGGCCTTGCGATTCGCCTGCGCTACCGCGGCGCTGGCGATCTTCGGTGCTTTTCGCGGCCTGCGTCGGACCGAGGCGACTGCCGGTGTCGCAATCGGGATCGCGCTGTTTGGAGGCTACGCGCTTCAGACGGTCGGACTGCAGTACACGTCGGCATCCAACGCCGGCTTCATCACCGGACTGTTTGTCGTCATCACGCCACTACTCGGCGCAGTGATTCTGCGACGCTTGCCCTCGAAGGCATCCGCGGCAGGCGTCATTCTTGCGACCGCAGGCTTGGTGCTGCTTGCAATGCCGTCGGGGATGCGTCTCGGCGGCGGCGACGCGCTCGAAGTGCTGTGCGCGATCTCCTTCGCCGTCCACATCCTTCTCCTGGCACGCTTGGCCCCCGGACGGTCTGCGCTTCGAATTGCCGGAGTGCAGATCGCAACGACGGCCGCTGCATCCGCGATATGGAGCATCGGCGCGGAGCGCGCGCCCCTTCCCGGCGCCGACGGTACCGTCTGGTTCGCGATCGCTGCCACAGGCTTGCTCGCAAGCGCGCTCGGATTCGTGGTGCAAACGCGCGCCCAGCAGATCATCCCCCCGACACGCACGGCGGTGATTCTGACCGCGGAGCCGGTCTTTGCGGGAATCTTCGGATTCCTGATCGCCGGCGATCGCCTCGGAGTGCGCGGGTACGCGGGCGCCGCGCTCATCGTGCTCGGGATACTGGTCGCGGAGACTCTGGCTCCGCCTACAGAAGAAATCTAG
- a CDS encoding CoA transferase, translating to MAGPLEGVRVADFSRVLSGPWCTMTLGDLGADVVKIERPGAGDETRGWGPPFAGGESAYFLGTNRNKRSIALDLGRADHRGVAERLVARADVVIENFRPGTMDRLGLGEQACRSLNPGVVYASITGYGLSGPARDDPGYDFVVQGRGGVMSITGEPDRDPQKVGVAISDVTAGLYCAVGILAALRHRDQTGEGQRVHVSLLGSQVAWLANQASNYLVGGLEPVRLGNAHPNIVPYQVFDAVDAPLVLAVANEAIWLRFCRAIEREDLAADPRFASNAERVVNRSALTALLDDVFAARSREDWMRALTAAEVPCGPINSIAEVFADPQVLALEMVEEIDHPTAGLVRLVRSPIDLDRTPASTRRPPPMLGQHDDEVLRELGYGREEVRRLMENLGG from the coding sequence ATGGCGGGCCCACTTGAAGGCGTTCGGGTCGCCGACTTCTCGCGCGTTCTGTCGGGGCCGTGGTGCACGATGACGCTCGGCGATCTTGGCGCCGACGTCGTCAAGATCGAGCGGCCTGGGGCCGGGGACGAGACGCGTGGGTGGGGGCCGCCCTTCGCCGGTGGCGAGAGTGCGTATTTTCTGGGTACAAATCGCAACAAGCGTTCCATCGCTCTTGATCTGGGTCGCGCCGATCATCGAGGTGTTGCGGAGCGGCTTGTCGCGCGCGCCGACGTCGTGATCGAGAACTTCCGCCCCGGGACGATGGACCGTCTCGGCTTGGGCGAGCAGGCGTGCCGTAGCCTCAATCCGGGGGTCGTGTACGCGTCCATCACGGGGTACGGCCTTTCGGGGCCTGCGCGCGACGACCCCGGGTACGACTTCGTCGTGCAAGGACGCGGCGGAGTCATGAGCATCACCGGAGAACCCGATCGGGATCCACAAAAGGTAGGCGTGGCCATCAGCGACGTCACCGCCGGCCTGTACTGCGCCGTCGGCATCCTTGCGGCACTTCGTCATCGGGATCAGACGGGAGAGGGGCAGCGGGTTCATGTTTCGCTGCTGGGCTCGCAGGTGGCGTGGTTGGCGAACCAAGCATCGAACTACCTCGTCGGCGGGCTCGAGCCGGTCCGCCTGGGAAACGCACATCCGAACATCGTTCCGTACCAGGTTTTTGACGCCGTCGACGCTCCACTGGTGCTGGCGGTTGCGAACGAGGCCATCTGGTTGCGATTCTGTCGGGCGATTGAACGTGAGGATCTTGCGGCAGATCCCCGTTTTGCAAGCAACGCTGAAAGGGTCGTCAACCGGTCGGCGTTGACCGCGCTGCTGGACGATGTGTTCGCGGCGCGCTCCCGCGAGGACTGGATGCGCGCGCTGACGGCCGCCGAGGTTCCCTGCGGTCCTATCAACTCCATTGCGGAGGTGTTCGCCGATCCGCAGGTCCTGGCTCTGGAGATGGTGGAGGAAATCGATCACCCGACCGCTGGTCTGGTCCGGCTGGTGCGTTCACCGATCGACTTGGACCGAACGCCCGCCTCCACCCGTCGTCCGCCGCCGATGCTCGGCCAGCATGACGATGAGGTGCTGCGAGAGCTCGGGTACGGGCGGGAGGAGGTTCGCCGATTGATGGAGAACCTTGGGGGCTGA
- a CDS encoding thiazole synthase: protein MRNGACSKDRLTIAGREFGSRLITGTGKFSGGEIMRDALDATGTEMVTVALRRVDLDATGGPDILEFVDQDRYLILPNTSGAIDADEAVRLAKLARAMGLPAWVKLEVTPDPRYLLPDPIETLRAAERLVADGFTVLPYINADPVLAKRCEEAGCATVMPLGSWIGSNQGLRSRDAVRIIVEQSGVPVVVDAGLGAPSHAAEAMEMGVDAVLVNTAIAVARDPVGMAQAFRGAVIAGREAYLAGLAPTRAGAEASSPLTGFLDRVRQ from the coding sequence ATGCGCAACGGTGCCTGCTCGAAGGATCGGCTGACGATTGCCGGCCGTGAGTTCGGGTCGCGTCTGATTACCGGAACGGGGAAGTTCTCCGGCGGCGAGATCATGCGGGACGCCTTGGACGCAACCGGCACCGAGATGGTGACCGTGGCGCTGCGGCGCGTGGACTTGGACGCAACCGGCGGTCCCGACATCCTGGAGTTCGTAGATCAGGACCGATACCTGATTCTCCCCAACACTTCGGGGGCCATCGATGCGGACGAGGCTGTCCGCTTGGCGAAGCTGGCGCGCGCAATGGGGCTGCCGGCGTGGGTGAAGTTGGAGGTCACTCCCGATCCGCGCTACCTGCTGCCCGACCCGATCGAAACCTTGCGCGCGGCCGAGCGTTTGGTCGCCGATGGATTCACGGTGCTGCCGTACATCAATGCGGATCCGGTTTTGGCAAAGCGATGTGAGGAGGCCGGCTGCGCGACGGTCATGCCGCTCGGCTCGTGGATCGGTTCGAACCAGGGGCTGCGGTCGCGCGACGCCGTGCGGATAATCGTGGAGCAGTCCGGTGTTCCGGTCGTCGTTGACGCCGGACTCGGCGCACCGTCGCACGCCGCCGAGGCGATGGAGATGGGCGTGGACGCGGTCCTGGTGAACACGGCGATCGCCGTTGCGCGCGATCCCGTCGGGATGGCTCAGGCGTTCCGCGGTGCCGTCATCGCCGGTCGAGAAGCGTATCTTGCGGGTCTTGCACCGACGCGCGCGGGGGCGGAGGCATCGAGCCCGCTGACCGGATTCCTCGACCGCGTGCGGCAGTGA
- the aroF gene encoding 3-deoxy-7-phosphoheptulonate synthase has translation MVVVMSPNASDEDIARVVEMIEDASGEAFVSRGKHRTIIGLVGDSERFMALPIPGMPGVESVVRIGKPYKLVARESRPEPSEVVVGPITIGRNSFAVIAGPCAIETEDQAMSAARAAKAAGAHILRGDAYKHRTSPYAFQGLAKRGLEILAHMRAETGMPVVTEVLNTADVELVASYADIMRVGARNMQNFELLKEVGKMHKPVMLKRGLASTIEEWLMAAEYIANEGNEEIILCERGIRTYEPMTRNTLDLSAVPLVHALSHLPVIVDPSHSTGKRSLVAPMARAAVACGADGIMVDVHPKPETALCDGPQALTTEEIAELVADLVGIARAVGRPMANPRQTLTAAGE, from the coding sequence ATGGTCGTAGTGATGAGTCCGAATGCGAGCGACGAAGATATCGCTCGGGTCGTGGAGATGATCGAGGACGCGAGCGGAGAAGCATTCGTGTCCCGCGGAAAGCACCGCACGATCATCGGTCTCGTCGGCGACAGCGAGCGCTTCATGGCACTCCCGATCCCTGGGATGCCCGGCGTAGAAAGCGTCGTCCGCATCGGCAAGCCTTACAAGCTCGTCGCTCGGGAATCGCGTCCCGAGCCCAGCGAGGTGGTAGTCGGGCCGATCACGATCGGTCGGAACTCATTCGCCGTCATCGCGGGACCGTGCGCGATCGAAACCGAAGACCAAGCCATGTCGGCCGCGCGCGCCGCGAAAGCTGCCGGGGCGCACATTCTCCGCGGCGACGCGTACAAGCACCGGACTTCGCCCTATGCATTCCAGGGCCTAGCGAAACGCGGGCTCGAGATCCTCGCGCACATGCGCGCGGAGACCGGAATGCCGGTAGTCACCGAAGTGCTGAACACCGCGGACGTGGAACTTGTCGCGAGCTACGCCGACATCATGCGCGTCGGCGCCCGCAATATGCAGAACTTCGAGCTACTGAAGGAAGTCGGCAAGATGCACAAGCCCGTGATGCTCAAGCGCGGTCTGGCGTCCACGATCGAAGAGTGGCTGATGGCTGCCGAGTACATCGCGAACGAGGGCAACGAGGAAATCATCTTGTGCGAACGTGGTATCCGCACCTACGAGCCGATGACGCGCAACACGCTCGACCTGTCTGCGGTTCCGCTCGTGCACGCGCTCTCGCACCTGCCCGTGATCGTCGACCCTTCGCATTCAACGGGGAAGCGCTCTCTGGTCGCCCCCATGGCGCGCGCCGCGGTGGCCTGCGGCGCCGACGGGATCATGGTCGACGTGCACCCCAAGCCTGAAACCGCACTCTGCGACGGCCCTCAAGCTCTGACGACCGAAGAGATCGCAGAACTTGTCGCCGATTTGGTGGGAATCGCCCGCGCCGTCGGGCGGCCGATGGCCAACCCACGCCAGACGCTGACCGCCGCCGGCGAGTAG
- the pknB gene encoding Stk1 family PASTA domain-containing Ser/Thr kinase, with the protein MDTTSDRTAKTVVGGRYEINGLIASGGMGSVYRARDTVLDRVVALKVLSAGGADPDFVARFRTEATNAARLSHPNIVQVYDFGYEDSAPYMAMEYVDGQTLRGVLAERRILRPDQVVRIGEQVAAALETARRAGIVHRDIKPENILVTTDGHVKVADFGLSRALAESRATQAGMLIGTAHYLAPEQVAGHESDHRADIYALGVVLFEALTGRTPFTGDSPVVVAYKRVTEDVPSAMTINPSVPPELDAVVARATARDPAERTATAGILAAELHHAVPTVGGDLGIAVHHTTAIPITGQETIVLRAPTTRAARRRRRRLPLRLLAALAVLVTLGGVLTVAGPLASVTVPSVTGSNQQQAAATLRKAGLRSEVTLRNHDAVESGLILSQTPAPGARARRGETVSLVVSIGPKLIAVPAIVGMSFDKAVTALRDRGFSVFHRTDINHDTAPKLQVVGQDPEAGQEVRREAPITLSVSQGPRMVRVPNVTGDPEASARGDLDAAGLEVKVRREADMSVPKGRVVSQNPAAGRSVRAGTTITIVVSSGPPLVAVPNLECMTRKQAEEALATAGLRAKFGGRGKRVVDQSPGPSQKATKGSTVTVLLGIGSFCTS; encoded by the coding sequence GTGGACACAACCTCCGACCGCACGGCAAAGACGGTCGTCGGCGGCCGCTACGAGATCAACGGCCTCATCGCATCCGGCGGCATGGGCTCGGTATATCGCGCCCGCGACACGGTGCTCGATCGCGTCGTCGCGCTCAAAGTGCTATCCGCCGGAGGTGCGGATCCGGACTTCGTAGCGCGCTTCCGAACAGAAGCGACGAACGCCGCCCGCCTGTCGCACCCAAACATCGTGCAGGTTTACGACTTCGGCTACGAGGACTCGGCCCCGTACATGGCGATGGAATACGTCGATGGACAGACGCTTCGCGGAGTGCTCGCCGAGCGGCGTATCCTGCGCCCAGACCAAGTTGTTCGCATCGGAGAACAGGTCGCGGCCGCGCTCGAAACCGCCCGTCGCGCCGGAATCGTCCATCGGGACATCAAGCCCGAGAACATCCTCGTGACGACCGACGGACACGTGAAGGTTGCGGATTTCGGCCTCTCCAGAGCCTTGGCGGAATCACGCGCCACGCAGGCCGGCATGCTGATCGGCACAGCGCACTATCTCGCCCCGGAACAAGTCGCCGGGCACGAGTCCGACCACCGGGCGGACATCTACGCGCTGGGCGTTGTGCTGTTCGAAGCGCTCACGGGCCGCACACCCTTCACGGGAGACTCCCCGGTAGTAGTGGCCTACAAGCGTGTAACCGAGGACGTTCCGAGCGCCATGACGATCAACCCGAGCGTTCCGCCCGAACTGGACGCGGTCGTCGCGCGGGCAACCGCGCGCGACCCCGCCGAGCGCACGGCAACTGCGGGAATCCTGGCCGCCGAGTTGCATCACGCGGTCCCAACGGTCGGAGGAGACCTCGGGATCGCAGTCCACCACACCACGGCGATCCCGATCACCGGGCAGGAGACCATCGTCCTTCGCGCTCCGACCACACGCGCGGCGCGCCGGCGGCGCCGGCGCCTGCCGTTGCGCCTGCTGGCGGCCCTTGCCGTCCTGGTAACGCTCGGCGGCGTACTGACGGTGGCGGGTCCACTTGCATCTGTCACGGTTCCCTCGGTCACAGGCTCGAATCAACAACAAGCGGCCGCGACCCTGCGCAAGGCCGGACTGCGCAGCGAAGTAACCCTTAGGAACCACGACGCGGTGGAGTCGGGACTGATTCTGTCGCAAACGCCCGCACCGGGCGCGCGCGCGCGCCGCGGCGAAACGGTTTCCCTGGTCGTGTCCATCGGACCCAAACTGATCGCCGTTCCCGCCATCGTCGGAATGAGCTTCGACAAAGCCGTCACAGCCCTGAGGGATCGCGGCTTTTCTGTATTTCATCGCACCGACATAAACCACGACACCGCCCCGAAGTTGCAGGTCGTCGGACAGGACCCCGAAGCAGGACAAGAGGTGCGGCGAGAAGCCCCCATCACCCTCTCGGTTTCCCAGGGGCCGCGCATGGTGCGCGTGCCGAACGTCACCGGGGACCCCGAGGCGAGCGCCCGCGGCGACCTCGACGCCGCCGGCCTGGAAGTGAAGGTGCGACGGGAAGCCGACATGTCGGTTCCCAAAGGCCGCGTAGTGTCGCAGAATCCCGCGGCCGGTCGCAGTGTTCGAGCGGGAACGACGATAACCATCGTTGTAAGCAGCGGCCCTCCGCTTGTGGCGGTGCCGAATCTCGAGTGCATGACGCGCAAGCAAGCCGAAGAAGCGCTCGCTACAGCGGGGCTCCGCGCTAAGTTCGGCGGGCGCGGCAAACGCGTCGTCGATCAATCACCCGGACCTTCGCAGAAGGCCACGAAGGGCTCCACCGTGACCGTATTGCTGGGCATCGGGTCGTTCTGTACGTCGTAA
- a CDS encoding complex I NDUFA9 subunit family protein — protein MKVLVTGATGFVGRGIIPALLDAGHSVRALARGVRDGTLPGEVDVVRGSVADRAQVRVVAEGMDACVHLVAVIVPRAEQTFENVNVLGTQNLVSACAEAGVRRFVHLSALGAAPDDRFPYLRSKWQGEEAVRGSSMDWTVLRPSALFGPEAGFFRPIVWTLRWMPVYPLPKGGRTRFQPLAVEDLAACVVRALDGACMGESVDLGGPDVMDFRAIVEVVMEALGRRRRLVSIPLFAARPFAFMQGLRREPLVTNQQLDMVVLDNTCDLDSAARAFGVTPRRMRETDLRWLARL, from the coding sequence ATGAAGGTCCTGGTGACGGGCGCGACCGGCTTTGTTGGTCGCGGGATCATCCCGGCCTTGCTGGATGCCGGGCACTCGGTGCGGGCGCTGGCGCGCGGCGTGCGCGATGGGACGCTCCCAGGTGAAGTGGATGTCGTCCGGGGCAGCGTTGCCGACCGGGCGCAGGTGCGTGTGGTGGCTGAGGGAATGGACGCGTGCGTGCACTTGGTCGCCGTGATCGTGCCGCGCGCAGAGCAGACGTTCGAAAACGTCAACGTGCTTGGAACCCAGAACCTTGTTAGCGCGTGCGCCGAAGCCGGAGTCCGCCGGTTCGTGCACTTGTCGGCGTTGGGGGCGGCGCCCGACGACCGTTTCCCCTATCTGCGCTCGAAGTGGCAGGGAGAGGAGGCCGTCCGAGGCAGCAGCATGGACTGGACGGTTCTTCGTCCGAGTGCGCTGTTCGGCCCGGAGGCGGGATTCTTCAGGCCGATTGTGTGGACCTTGCGGTGGATGCCGGTATACCCGCTCCCCAAGGGCGGCCGGACGCGGTTTCAGCCGTTGGCCGTCGAGGACCTTGCGGCGTGCGTCGTGCGCGCGCTGGACGGGGCGTGCATGGGCGAGTCGGTTGACCTCGGGGGGCCGGATGTCATGGACTTCCGCGCGATCGTGGAAGTAGTGATGGAGGCTCTGGGCAGACGGCGCAGGCTGGTGAGCATTCCTCTATTTGCAGCTCGTCCGTTTGCGTTCATGCAGGGTCTCCGACGTGAGCCGCTGGTGACCAACCAGCAGCTGGACATGGTTGTACTCGACAACACCTGCGACCTCGATTCTGCCGCGCGCGCTTTCGGAGTCACGCCCCGCAGAATGCGCGAGACCGATTTGCGGTGGCTCGCGCGGCTCTGA
- the thiH gene encoding 2-iminoacetate synthase ThiH codes for MSFLEVLEATPITELASFAMTARDADVDRALAKRAGDRDLWDFAALIGPVAGARLEEIARASHDLTERRFGKTVHMYAPLYLSNECLSTCTYCGFARTLDVPRRTLSIAEATAEAQFLHAQGFRHILLLTGENQKFTGVDFLVEHITAVREIMPQISVEVQVWSEEQYARLMDAGCNGVVIYQETYDRETYRAFHVLGKKRKYDWRLEAPERAARAGARRVGIGALLGLHEPWREDAVAVAAHALHMLKVAWRTELTVSMPRIRPSSSEYSPKEPITDREFAQTLCAFRLLLPDAGLVMSTREGGEFRDHLVPLGITHTSAGSHTDPGGYSTPDASGSQFEVDDTRSAAEVAATLRAMGYEVVWKDWDASMRAPLAVV; via the coding sequence GTGAGCTTCCTCGAGGTCCTGGAAGCGACGCCGATCACCGAGTTGGCTTCGTTCGCGATGACGGCGAGAGATGCGGACGTCGATCGTGCGCTCGCAAAGCGGGCCGGCGATCGAGATCTGTGGGACTTCGCGGCTCTCATAGGGCCGGTGGCCGGCGCGCGCCTGGAGGAGATTGCGCGGGCTTCGCATGACCTGACCGAGCGGCGCTTCGGAAAGACCGTACACATGTATGCGCCGCTGTATTTGTCGAACGAGTGCTTGTCCACGTGCACGTACTGCGGATTCGCGCGAACGTTGGATGTTCCCCGACGCACGCTCAGCATCGCCGAGGCGACGGCCGAGGCGCAGTTCCTTCACGCCCAGGGGTTTCGTCACATTCTGCTGCTCACGGGAGAGAACCAGAAGTTCACGGGCGTGGACTTCTTGGTTGAGCACATCACTGCCGTCCGTGAGATCATGCCGCAGATCTCGGTTGAGGTACAGGTGTGGTCCGAGGAGCAATACGCGCGCTTGATGGACGCCGGATGCAACGGTGTCGTGATCTACCAGGAGACCTACGACCGCGAGACCTACCGCGCGTTCCACGTCCTTGGGAAGAAACGCAAGTACGACTGGCGGTTGGAGGCTCCCGAGCGCGCGGCGCGCGCGGGCGCGCGCCGCGTGGGGATCGGGGCGCTGCTCGGCTTGCACGAACCGTGGCGCGAGGATGCGGTCGCGGTCGCCGCGCACGCGCTGCACATGCTCAAGGTGGCATGGCGCACCGAACTCACCGTCAGCATGCCGCGAATCCGTCCCAGTTCCAGTGAGTATTCGCCGAAGGAGCCGATCACCGACCGGGAGTTCGCGCAGACTTTGTGTGCATTCCGCCTGTTGCTGCCGGATGCGGGTTTGGTGATGAGCACGCGCGAGGGCGGGGAGTTCCGCGATCATCTGGTGCCGCTGGGGATTACGCACACCAGCGCGGGGTCGCATACCGACCCCGGCGGGTACTCAACGCCGGACGCTTCGGGTTCACAGTTCGAAGTCGACGACACTCGTTCGGCCGCCGAGGTCGCGGCCACCTTGCGCGCGATGGGATACGAAGTTGTATGGAA
- a CDS encoding GntG family PLP-dependent aldolase, whose product MTNDRIVELRSDTFTTPTPQMRRAMAEAEVGDDVWGEDPTANALQEHCARMFGKEAGLFVPSGSMGNEVCVKALTSPGDEVIVDEAAHVLDAEVGAPAMISQVMLRSLTSNRGVFDEERLRGAIRAPSRFFTHTALLCLENTHQASGGAVVPIEAFRATARLARESGVSVHLDGARIFNASVASGVPVHVYAAEVDTLSFCFSKGLGAPVGSMVLGAADVVDRARRTRKMLGGGMRQVGVLCAAARVAVDTMVDRLADDHANARRLAEGLAEIRPGAVDPMLVETNIVYVDTGARDAEIVADELRARGILVGAMGARRIRCVTHKDVDTAGIERALDAWRDLV is encoded by the coding sequence ATGACGAACGACCGCATCGTTGAGCTTCGCAGCGACACGTTCACGACGCCCACTCCCCAGATGCGCCGCGCGATGGCTGAGGCTGAGGTCGGCGACGACGTGTGGGGAGAGGACCCGACGGCGAACGCCCTTCAAGAGCACTGTGCGCGCATGTTCGGCAAGGAAGCAGGGCTGTTCGTTCCATCCGGATCGATGGGCAACGAGGTGTGCGTCAAGGCGTTGACGAGCCCCGGCGATGAAGTGATCGTCGACGAGGCGGCGCACGTTCTCGACGCTGAAGTCGGCGCCCCGGCCATGATCTCGCAAGTCATGCTGCGATCATTGACTTCGAATCGAGGAGTGTTCGACGAGGAGCGGTTGCGCGGGGCGATTCGGGCCCCGAGCCGGTTCTTCACGCACACTGCGCTGCTGTGTCTGGAGAACACGCATCAGGCTTCGGGAGGCGCGGTGGTGCCTATCGAGGCGTTTCGCGCGACAGCCCGCCTGGCGCGGGAAAGCGGCGTGTCTGTGCACCTTGACGGTGCGCGCATCTTCAACGCGAGCGTTGCTTCCGGCGTCCCGGTCCATGTGTATGCGGCCGAGGTTGATACGTTGTCCTTTTGCTTCTCCAAGGGGCTCGGAGCGCCGGTCGGATCGATGGTGCTCGGTGCGGCCGATGTCGTGGATCGCGCACGCCGCACGCGCAAGATGCTCGGCGGGGGCATGCGTCAGGTCGGAGTGCTGTGTGCAGCCGCGCGCGTCGCTGTGGACACGATGGTGGATCGCCTCGCCGACGATCACGCGAACGCGCGCCGCCTCGCCGAGGGTCTCGCGGAAATCCGGCCCGGTGCGGTGGATCCGATGTTGGTGGAGACCAACATCGTTTACGTCGATACCGGCGCGCGCGACGCGGAGATCGTCGCGGACGAACTGCGCGCGCGCGGCATCCTGGTCGGGGCGATGGGCGCGCGCCGGATTCGTTGCGTCACGCACAAAGACGTGGACACCGCAGGCATCGAGCGCGCGCTCGATGCCTGGAGGGATCTGGTCTAG
- a CDS encoding thiamine pyrophosphate-binding protein, with protein MARGRSNRPGARDPGARSGAGRSTESHSSTGAEALVRQLEVLGVDVVFGIPGVHNLAIFEALRRSAIRTLIVRHEQTAVYAADGYYRATGRLGVAVTTTGPGAANTAAAMGEALASRSRLLHLATQIESRLLAGRGGRGSLHESPNQRALMEAVSVWAATVARAEAIPSMVARAAIEAGSGRGGPVFLEIPHDFLEASVRWDARPPVIGRISPPDADQIARAAAVLGAARNPVVWAGGGANTGDAQDALRRVAEALDAPVVTTYSGKGVLAPGHPLSVVFPPHEPAVTKLIGSSDAMLIVGSDLDSMDTQGWRLRLPRPRVSVNAVAEDARRNYAADVVVDAGARPALEVLLEALPPTRRRRNGARRAERAREEANSALRADPVTSPAYRFVMTVSATLPADAFVLADMCVAGYWYAGYAPVAGPRCLAYPVGWGTLGFALPAAVGAAVKGRRTLVVCGDAGLLFGVGELATAVQEGLPIAVLVVNDEGYGMLRFDEKERFGDTFATDLRTPDLVAMAESFGVPAKRCGRRDLAGALRWALSQDGPALVELRTSFPPPATTSPRWPLRGRKEARP; from the coding sequence GTGGCCCGAGGGCGGAGCAACCGACCCGGCGCGCGAGACCCGGGCGCCCGTTCCGGCGCGGGCCGCTCGACCGAGTCCCACTCCTCGACCGGAGCGGAGGCCCTCGTCCGCCAACTGGAGGTCCTCGGCGTTGATGTGGTCTTCGGCATCCCGGGCGTGCATAACCTGGCCATCTTCGAAGCGCTGCGCAGATCGGCGATTCGCACGCTCATCGTGCGGCACGAGCAGACCGCCGTCTACGCGGCCGATGGCTACTACCGGGCGACCGGGCGTCTAGGTGTGGCGGTCACGACGACGGGACCTGGCGCGGCGAACACGGCGGCCGCGATGGGAGAGGCTCTTGCTTCGCGCTCGCGCCTGCTGCACTTGGCGACTCAGATCGAGAGTCGCTTGCTTGCGGGACGTGGCGGACGAGGATCTTTGCACGAGAGCCCGAACCAGCGTGCGCTGATGGAGGCAGTGTCGGTTTGGGCCGCAACGGTGGCGCGCGCCGAGGCGATCCCGAGCATGGTGGCGCGCGCGGCGATCGAGGCCGGTTCCGGACGCGGAGGTCCGGTGTTTCTCGAGATCCCGCACGATTTCCTTGAGGCGAGCGTCCGTTGGGATGCGCGGCCGCCGGTCATCGGCCGGATTTCTCCTCCCGATGCCGATCAAATTGCGCGCGCGGCGGCTGTTCTCGGCGCGGCGCGCAACCCGGTCGTGTGGGCCGGGGGCGGAGCGAACACGGGCGACGCGCAGGATGCGCTGCGTCGGGTGGCGGAGGCTCTCGATGCGCCGGTCGTGACGACGTATTCGGGCAAAGGCGTGCTCGCTCCCGGACATCCGCTGTCCGTCGTGTTTCCGCCGCATGAACCCGCAGTCACCAAGCTCATCGGTTCGTCGGATGCGATGTTGATCGTCGGGAGCGATCTGGACTCGATGGACACTCAAGGGTGGAGGTTGCGGCTTCCGCGACCGCGCGTGTCCGTCAACGCCGTCGCCGAGGACGCACGCCGCAACTACGCAGCCGATGTCGTCGTGGATGCCGGCGCGCGTCCGGCTCTCGAGGTGTTACTCGAAGCGCTTCCGCCCACTCGTCGCAGGCGCAACGGTGCGCGCCGAGCAGAGCGCGCGCGGGAAGAGGCGAACTCCGCCTTGCGCGCAGATCCGGTGACGAGCCCGGCGTACCGGTTCGTCATGACGGTCTCGGCCACGCTCCCTGCCGACGCATTCGTTCTCGCCGACATGTGTGTAGCCGGATACTGGTACGCGGGGTACGCGCCGGTTGCCGGACCGCGCTGTCTGGCCTATCCGGTCGGCTGGGGAACGCTCGGATTCGCTTTGCCCGCTGCAGTCGGCGCGGCCGTGAAGGGCCGACGTACGCTGGTTGTGTGCGGTGACGCCGGACTGCTATTTGGGGTTGGGGAACTCGCCACCGCCGTCCAGGAGGGGCTCCCGATTGCCGTACTGGTAGTAAACGACGAGGGGTACGGGATGCTTCGCTTTGACGAGAAGGAGCGCTTCGGCGACACGTTCGCAACCGACCTGCGGACTCCGGATTTGGTTGCGATGGCCGAATCGTTCGGCGTTCCCGCTAAGCGGTGCGGCCGGCGAGATCTCGCCGGCGCCCTCCGATGGGCGCTGTCGCAGGACGGACCGGCGCTCGTCGAGTTGCGCACGTCGTTTCCTCCACCGGCTACGACATCGCCTCGCTGGCCGCTGCGCGGTCGGAAGGAGGCGCGCCCCTGA